TTGCGACAATATCAGCACCATCTACATGTCCAAGAACCCTGTGCAGCGTCAACGCACTAAACACGTGGAAATTGATCTCCACTTTGTTCGGGAGCTAGTCGCTCTTGGTGATGTTCGTGTTCTTCACGTTCCGACGACCTCTCAGttcgccgacatcttcaccaaaggACTGCCCACTTCAGTCTTCTCGGAGTTTCGTTCCAGTCTTAATGTCTGGGCACCAGACGATTCGACTGCGGGGGCATGTTAGACTATAGTCGTGTTCCCCTAGTATGAATGCACCGGCCTAGTGCCCTGTGCAGTACTAATGATAGTTATTAGGCTTGAACCTCTTCAGTTTTGTGTTCACACTGTGGACCCTTGGCTCCTCAGCCTATTTATATGTAATCTCCTCTGTACTCCATGAATAAATCAATATACAGAAGCTTTCAGTCTCCAAACCACACTAAGATGTCTGACAACAGATGGAGGATTTATGACACACCTATGAAGTTATGATGCAGAAAAGCCATACATAAGAACAAGTCATTCGATCATTTTTATCCATGCTAGTTCTAGCATTCAGATGAAAAACGCAACAACTAACAACAATGGCACATTTGTACCAATCATATCCCTTCATAATTACAATAATAAAAGCAAATGTGGGTTTCAGCAACTGTTTCCTATATAAAAGTATAAAACTGCTAATAACTTTATTAGAATAGTTAACTGCAACCTAGCTAATTGTCTGAAGAGATAAAAGCATAACAAAACCAAAAAGAAACCTATTAGGGATTCCCAACCCTCCATGTAGGATGGTGTCCATGGCATTAATTACATTGCCACATAGTACTTTTAGCTTATGTGGCACTATaataaatgagagagagaagagagggtgGAAGATGTTAAGGGTATTATAGTCACTATATATGTGTCAAGGGTAGTTTAGTCACTTCACatattctagggtttggggtctcCTCTTGTATATATAGCCCTTTGGGCATATCTCAATACATCTAACATTTCAGTCTCCATTCCTACCGTAACATGGTATCACAGCTTTAGGTCCCGATCCGGCCGCCACCCTCGTACGCCGCTGCGCAGCCCCTGGGAGCATCCATCTTGCTCCTGGGGGCGGCATCTCCTCCAGTAGCCCCAAACCCATTTCTTTTTTTAGTAGCGgagtcgcagcagcagcagcagcagcaagcaagtTTCCGTCGGGTCGCTGTTCTCCGCTGCCCCGTCCAGTCGCGGCCGTCTGCCCATCGCGGATCTGGCTGctggagtcaagagggggagttGCTGGTCGCAGCTCGTCTTCCTCTCCGTTCGCCGCTCGCGGGAGGGGAGCAGCAGGCCCTGCACGTTGCGGATCCGGTCCTCCACGCCGGCCCAGCCTTCCTCGTCCTCATTCGCGCCAGATCTGGCCGTCGTCTCCCCTGCCGTCGTCGCCGCGGGGGGCTCTCCATCTacggccgccgtcgcggccggcTCCGCAGCCTCCTCTtccgccgccgcatccgccCGTCGCAGATCCGGTCGTCTTCGTCCGCGCGGGCGCCGTCCGTCGTGTCCCAGTCCGCGCCGTCATTCTCATCTCCGCCGGTCGCGGAGCCGGCCATCTGCCCGTCGCGGCGGCCTCCGCCATCGCGGATCCGCCCGTTGCGGAGCCGCCGTCCACTCACCTCGTCGCCGTCCGTGGTCCTCCGCCCGTCCGCGCGCGCGTCCGCCGTCTGCGCCGCGCTGATTCGTCGTCGCCGCCCGTCGCTGCTCCTCCCCGCCCGGCCATCTGCCACCGCGGCCGTCCGCTCGTTGCCGTCGCGGGAGGGGTGCAGCTGCTCTGCTGCTCGTCGCAGCAGCCCCCGCCTGCCCGTCGCCGGCCCCACCGTGGCTTCGTCCATCGCGCGCGGCTACTGCTGGACTCTGTTGCCCCCCCTCTGCTGCTCTTCGCCGTTCGTCCGTCGCAGGGGGAGGAGCTCAGCCTGTCCTCTGTTTTAGTAGCCAGAGGGAGCAGCCCGTGCCTAGTTCCTTTATTGCTGCTGAGGTCTGCTCATCTTCAGCGCCTTCGCATGGCCTCTGCACTTGCCCATCGCTGTCCACTTGCATCTCAGTCCACCTGAAATTCATCTTTTGCTTGTTGCTTGCTGCTGCCAGTACCTTCTATTCAAGTTTCATGTTTCGCTTGTTCATCGAAGTTCATCCATATGTTTTTCAGTTTGCCGTGTTGTGCCAGTATATCATCTCCATATTTTGTCGCTGCTGCTATCTGTCTGCTGCTACTAGTATCTACTGCTATATCAAGTGTTCTTGTCTCGTGTCCAGTTAGCATCTCAGTCATGCCAGTTCTAGTACTATCAATCCAAGTCCAATTGCATACCTTCAGTTCGTCAAAGCCGTGCGTGTCCACCAATTTCATTGTCAGATCAGCCAATATCTTTTTATTTTATGGTTAGTTGAATCCTGTCGATTTAGCTAATCATCTTCATCAGTTGTTGATGCGGCCATTTGCCCTCTTGGTCCCTTTCGGAGCCGTTTTGCTCCACATCATGATCAATGGCCGTCTATTTGTCGTCATCAACACATGTCCTCCTGCTTGCCGTCTTGCAGCAGTGATCTCCCATTCTCCTCTCCGTTTGGCTGGTTTGACACATCTCAAGTTATTGTCAAGTTCAAGACTCCAAAGCAAGGCTCGTTGAGGAGTTGATGTACTGGTTTGTGAAGACTCGGGCTATTCGCTGGAGTACGGTTGTGAAGGCGATACCCGCTTGTGGAGGAGATCTTTTTCTACATCGACATATTCAAGAGTTGCACGCTTCGACGACATCTTTGATTTTGGATTTCGGATGTATCTTGTATCAATTTCATGTTTATGTTTGAGTCTAGTGCTTAGTATCAACTCTCCAAATGCAACGACATTGCATTCACGTTGCATTTGAGAGGGGGTGTTAAGGGTATTATAGTCACTATATATGTGTCAAGGGTAGTTTAGTCACTTCACatattctagggtttggggtctcCTCTTGTATATATAGCCCTTTGGGCATATCTCAATACATCTAACATTTCAGTCTCCATTCCTACCGTAACAGAAGAAACCGGGTCTCATGCACAACTCGGTTTCAACACAAAATCCAATACACTAGACACTATTAAGTTTGCATTGGGAGAAGGTAGTGTCTTCATGTAGATGGAGAACAAATGTGATAggtggagaggagagagaataaATTTTATTAGAGCCCACACTAAGAAACCACAGGCTTTAGAGTGTAGTTTCTAAAGGAGACGTCTTGCTTATGTGGCATCATAGACATCATCTACGGACACCATGGGTTGGGATTGCCCTTATGGAGCTGAAATATGCGCAATTAATCCATAAGTTTGGTCAAAAGATTAATGTCCATAAACCAATTAATAAGGATATGATTTCTAAAATTCCATCTGTTCCACCTTCCACCTCTAATATGTTGAATTACCTCAAGGATGTTTCTATAACATTAGCAGAGTGAATTTGACTTAATgcagaaaaaaacaaaataacagATCAGTATGTCCTATATAGTATACCAAACAGTACCTAAAGCAGTTTTCTGcacaaaaaaaatgaagttATAGTCCTCATGTTTATCAACAGAACTTCCATGAAACAATTGATGGATTGCCAGTTGCACTGAAGACTCATGCAAAAGATGATAGATCATGTGCTCTATTTGTTTTCCCTTCTGAAGGGGCTTGCAGTAGAGCAGAGAATAATTTATGTAAGTGTTTTACCTCCAATGTTAACTCAGTTACTCTAGAACAAGAGCTTTCGGTACCATCGGATCCTCCACTAAAGATTGACATAACAGAGGATAACCATAACAGAAGGCCAGACTCTTTTACTAGTTGATGAGCTAGATCTGGCAGCTTCACACACTTCTTCAGCACCTAGAATGTAAAACAAACATCAAATGGACACAAATGCTCATATATCTAAGCAGCTACTAGAACCCAGCAAGTCAAATACACTAAAAAATTACAAAGTTTACCTTGAGGACTAAAACCTTCGATTCAGAATCTGAAACAGGTGAAGAGCAGAATGCAAGAGCAAGCTCTAAGACTCTTCCTCTCTTGTATATTTTGGCATCATCAGCTAAGTTTGATCCAGCACATAATAACCGAAGCATCCACAAGCGCTCAGCTTTAAAATGAACTGAACTACTCTGCAATAAGGTTGGAAATAATGGAATgctctgcaaaaaaaaagagagagagagagagagagagatcatatACTAAAATACAATACTGTAGAATACACACTCAGATAGTTCATATatgcaaataaataaaagaagagGTACCTGCATGCTGACAGAGGTAGAATTCATTAAAAAATTGCTAATGGCAGTGAATTGAGCATGGGAGCTATCCAGCAGCGTCAAAGATGCTTCTGCAGCAAAAACAGCAATAATGGAAGGAATCCTCTGCCACTGCTCAGATATCCCATTCTGAAGATTCGTCAAAAGGAGCTGAAGCTGCCATGTTTCCTTGCTTCTCTGAGAAGCCTGTAAATATGTGAAAATAGCTTTCAAGTGGACTTCTGAAGAAGATAACAGATATATTTTGCATAAAAGCCAAGAAAATGAAAATTATAAATGGAATTTCAACAATACTGATACGAGCATGTAAACGTTCTTACAAATACTAGAATTGGAACATACAGATACGAGCATGTATATTAACCAATAATATGCTAGGTGCACGAAGCTAAATTGTCATATAGGAAATCTAACATAAGCAGACAGGAATAGTTGATAAGCAACTAAACCGATCAAGACAACAGGTAAAATTCAGAGATTCATTTGtttgaacaaaaatttagagatTCATGAAATAGCAAGTACCTCAAGGGATTTTTTGAATGCTCCTAGGCATTCATAGCCCAGCATCCTTAATTCTTGATCAGGAGATGCTATACTAACAAGTGTTACTGCAAGCAACCCTAGTCGGGCAAATTCAGCAGGCTCGATGTAACCCATGAGGAGAGTATGAATTGAGAACCGCAAGATAAAAATAGGATCATAAATCTGAAGATCCATTCTTTGAGATGTTATCTGCCAACAAGAATCAGAATGAAGAAGGCAAATGAACGAGGTAGATTCAAATAACATTATTGTGAAAGCATAAAAACTAGAACAATGTCCACAGTTCAGTTGACACTATTATTTTACAAAGTTACCTCGAAGCTATCGGTAAAGTTCTCCCGTTGAAGCTGTTCCAGTGAGAAAGCAGAAGCCCTTGAAGATCGTTTATAGCAAAATAGCAAAGCCGTCTTTGCACAGAGCTTGGAATCAACCGGTATGTTCTCCCGAAACAGAGCCCTTCGTCTTTCAGTAATTTCTGCATTCTCTATGTTATGTGTGTCTGATTTTGAAAAGTCCAGTTTCAGTTCTTCTCTGAATTTCAGAGCTGCAGATCCCCATAGATGGTCCACTTCAGTAATGGTTCTGAATTCAGGTGATTCTATCTCATTCATAAGATGAAGTATCTCCAAATCTGTTTCACTAAGAGTTGCACCATAAATAGACAAAAGCAAGAAAACCAATTCTCTTGTTTCACTCGATTGACTATTATTCTGTTGCCTGCTCTTAATATTATACAGTACCCTTAGTAATCTGATGATTTCAACTCTTCTCTTTTCTGCAATACAAAGTTGTGGTTTGTTGTCTTCCATGAAAGAAGAATCAACTAATTTCAAAATACTTGGAGCTGGCTGTAGCATCCCCCCTGTAGGGTCACAAGCAGATCGATATTCCGAAACTTCATTGCATGTTATTGTCGACACAAAATTGGAATGACCCAGTATAAGTTCAAGAATTTCATCAGCAGAGAACTTTCCTTGTCGTAGCACAACAAGGATACATCGAATTGCTTTTATTGCGACAGGATCATTGAATCTGTGCAGGAGGGATGATCTAATGAATTGACTAAGGAATGGTATTGACTTCAAGTGGTTTAGATGACTTTGGATCTCTGAAGACAGTTCAATGATATTCTTGAGAATTACATATTCCAGAAAACAGATTACCTTTTGTTCCTTAGCAGAGTGTGATAAGATATTGTCACTCGAAGGAAAATTCATGAGTATTTTATCCATAGTTCTGACCAATATGCTAATGAAATTTAGCTTTGCTTTGTGCAATCTCTTTGACTCCCTCTCTGAAGTTACTTCACTGGACAATAATTTTCTAGGAGATAACAACAGTCTAATTAGTGATATCTTCGCAAACAGTTCATTAGTAACCTTCATAATGCCTGTGCATGAAGTCGGATTGATATCATTAACATCAGAATCTAATAGCTCAGATGACTCTGGAAATATTGAATTAACTATTTCCAAGCGTTGCTTCCTCGACATTTCTTTTGAAGCAAAGTAGTAGTGCAACAACGTAACTGATTTCCCCAAGAGAGTGCCACTGAAATAAACCATTATATCTTTAACTGATGTGGGTATAAAGTCGCTAAAATCTTCCTCAAAAATGCTTCTGGTAACAAAACTTTTCCAGCTTGAAAACCCTTTATCACATAACAGGAGTTCAGAATAAAAGATTGGGACTGGCTCAAGGAATTCAGCACACCGCCCATTGTCATCAGTGTGATAATTCAAGCATGATAAAGCAGCAGGCAATAGAAGTATAGCACCATCTTTTTGAGCCCATGAAGCATTAGAATCAGAATCCTTGACTTGCGGAACAGAATTGTCTTTTTCTAAAATTTCCAAGAATATATTGCCAAAAAGCCTCATATGCATGGGACTTGCTTCCAAAAGCAACAGTAAGGCTTTTGCTTTAACCTTAGATGTCGGCAAGATGCAGTGATGAAGAACGTCAATGGGAGTATTGATCGCCAATGTAGATAATATGATATGGAACGCAACATAATCAGTGCTCCATCTTGCATATCTTTCTGCGTGATGGATACGACCCAGCATCTTCAGCAAGCAATGATCAGCAAATTCAAGATTCCATTTAGTAGCAAAATGAAGAACAATGTGATAAGCTTGCTGAATGGTGGTGGTATGAATCTCCAAGTCCCATAGTAGATATGATTCTGATATCTGGTCAGTTTTCTGTAGATAACAGCACACCATTTCCATGGCAACATCAATAATATATAGACACATCAAAGCAGCAGGAACAAAAGCAGGAGAACAAATGGAGCTGCAACCGCCTAATTTTGTGAACATCCAATTTGCAAGGTCCAGGAGTTTGACAGGAGAAAAGAATTTGGACAGTGCACGAATCATGTCGAAATTGGGCAAAAGCAGTCCAAAGTTCACTTTGTCCATGCAGAGCTCAAACTTCTCCTTTAACAACAATAGTATGTTCTCCAGCAGAAGATTTGGAGCAGCAAACAGTGACTCATGGGACGGGCCATCATCTCTAGAGTAGTTAGCTTCAAAGCTACGAACCATTAGTAAAAGGTCATACAGTTTACCCAAAAGATTTAAAACAAAATGATCTAAAAGGTGCAGATTTTCCTTTGAAAAAACAGCCAAAGTTTCTTCCAGATATTCCAAACTCCCATCTGATAAACTCTGGCAATTGGATAAAGAGCGTGACAAAGACAGGGCAATTATAGGATGGTGAAGAACAGAATCAACAATGTCTTGGATATGTTGAACTGGATAGGACAGGTCTGCAGATTTTGACTGTCTGTTAGCAGTCAAAACTTGAATACGCTCAAATACTCGATCAACAAGAGCAAAGCACAAATGGCATAGTTGTTCAAGAACATTTGAAGATTCAATGGTATATGATGACAGCAGGTGATGACTCCAGAACAAGATGACTCTCAGGTACAAGGTAACTTCACTGAAAGTACATTCAGACAACTTAACTTGAAGAAGTCTTAGAAGTGCATCCTTATGTGCTTCCCTGATTTCATCTGGCACAGAAAATGCAAGGCTCAATACTGAAGGTAAAAGTGCACAGAAGGGGCTGACACTTAAAAATGTACTCAGGGGAGCTGATTCTGTAGAAACAGAGAGGTTTTGCCATTTGTCCTCAACAGTGTTTACATGGTCAACATTCAGATCATCCTTGAACAGTCTGATGCTGCTGAAGAATATATCTGGCCAACAACTAGCAACTTTAGCTAGATAATCATGTTGCAGAAAAAGAACCGATGAGAGGAAAGCAAGATGAGATGGAAAATGCGTTTTTACAACATCAAGAAGATCTGGAAAGTCACTGATAATATCTTTTGGAGGTGCACATATGATTGAAAATAAAAATGCAGTTGCCACATCATCCGGCGAATTAGTTTGTTCTTGATTCAACATTTCTTCAACCTTTCTAGATACAGAGCACAATGAGTTACCATCAAACCCAGAAGAATGTTCCACCGTGGTGAACAGACTATAAGTGTGCTGGCTGGAAATTCTCTTCAAGAAATGCAGCATAGTTGTTAATGGCCTCCATTCAGCAAGATAAATCGAAGAGTTCATTTCTTCTGATGAAAATTTATCAAATCTCTCATTTAGAACAGCACCTATAAGATCAGACAATAACTGTGCGTCCACCTGTTACAATCATCGGACTAGTCAATTCATCACGCAAATCCATAAAAAATGTCATAGTATAATGAATGTCCAGTGTACCTGAGACTGCAgaataaggtggatcgtgttgCACACATACAATGAAATAGTGGACTTCTCATGAAATTTCATACTTCCAGACTCTGAGTCAAGTAGCCTAAGGCATTTCTGAAGAACACAAATAATCAGAGGGCTGAAAGCTGGAGTGCCTACAAACCACAATGCAAAAGGTTGAGCATATAGATGAAGCTAAATCTCAACAGGTAACAGTTATACAGAACAGACAACAAAGAGAAGCATGAAAAAGATGACTCGGTGATTAGaagtcaaagaaaaaaaatgtaacgCGTAAAGTGTTTATAATAAGTGTTCCGGAGGTTTTTTAGGATGTAGCACATAAATCTAAATCACAATCCAAAAAACTGACTGCGGTTAAATATCAACAAACATGTTGACTTGCTAACATCACATAAGCATATCAAGTATCAACAAACATGTTGTTGACATGGTGAGTGATAAGATAGAAGGGTACACCCTCTCAGACCTTGGCAGTCTGACagtgacagaactactaagttTCAGGTGACGTGCAATTCCTTTTGTCAACTACATATTCTTGGCAAGTTGGCATTCCATTTTGGAGACTACTATTCTACAGCACGAGTATTAGGTGGTATAGCTGATATGGTGCAACATAGACAAGTTTAAAAAGTTTAGCTAGAACAGACATTTGACATAATATATCGAAAGAGTAACTACTGATCACTGATGTATTATAACATTCATAAAGAAAGTATTACCTTCAAACTGGCCTGATTTAGAGATAAGTTTGCGTGTGTGCTCTTGGTATTTGTACAAGTTGTTACCAACTACTGAAACTGCATCACAGAGGAAAGGAATCACAATGTGTGACAATTTATTAGGTGCTCCAACTCTTCGGTTCTCTCTTATACACCATTTGGCCACATAACCAGGCAAGAAAACCAACCATGCATCAATCTCCGCGAAGTCCTGATCAAACGCACCAGAACTCGCCATAGCAGCTTTGACTAAAATGTATGCTTGATCACGGATGTTCTTATTTTGTGAATCCAACATGATGTAAAACAAGGGTTGTAGATACTTGTACATTGTCTCTGGAACTCTTTCTAGGTTCCAACATCCTCCAGATTGGCCTGAATACTCGAGTAAAAGAGATAATAAGGATTGTTGTTCATCCATGGATAGATCCAATGGGTTAGGTGGTATAATCCTAAAGAAATCATACGATCCATCGAAAGAGCTAGGCATCACCCtctgaaagaaaattaaataatgAAAATGTCAAGGCTATAAACTGCCAATGAATCCCATCAATTAAAGAAGTCAACAAAACAAATATTCAGGTCAGTATCAGAGGAAATACACTCAGAACATGCAAATAAAAAGGGCAAGTGCAAGCAAAAGCATAATTGAATTTAGCTGCAGCTTACCAAATAAAGCCTGAGAACATCCAGCAACTTTGAATGGAAGACATCTTCTACAATTTTTGCATCTTTCATGTTCGGATCTTGTTTATCTAAGCCCCATATCTCACACAAGGTGGTTCTGGGATCATTTTTTAACTCCAGGTCTTGTTCTTCAAATGTGTCCTTATTCTGCGCAGCATCAATCCCACCAATAATAATATCATCAACCTCACTGGAAGAATTGCATCTTCGTTTCTTTTGAGACGGCTCAGAAACTTGAGCATTTTTCTGATGTTTCTGACTGGCAGAAGAGAGCAACTTCAGAAGGACTTGAGGATCAGGCATAGCTCCATGAACTTCATCTTGGATGTATTCTCTTAGAGCTGCCCACCTCTTGGCCTGCATTTCATCTCCCTGGTGAACCTCATCAACTAAGGGTACATCTGCAGCATCAGAACAGCTTAATACAGGCGAATCATCTATTTTGATGGTTACTTTCGGTAAGCCAATGAATTCTGACTTCGCTCTCCCTCTAGATACCATGCCATTGAGAGCTTCGAGAATATAGCATAACAGGTTAACTGACTCAAAAACAAGCCTCAGTGAACCATGCTTCACAAGATCATCAGAATGCAGCAACCCCCTATTGATCACTGCTCGAGAGCATACGTTGGGCAAGATGCACTTCAAGACTACctgaacttcttcatcatctacAGATACCAGGCCATGTGAATTGGATGAAAGAGTATGAACAATGCTATCACATTTTGCTGAAGCTATAACATTAGCTGCAAGGGAGATGGCCGCAAACCTGCAAATAATAATTAGAGCAACACGACCATATTGATATTGtactaaaaagaaaataaatatataaatgcTCAGAAGAACTAACCATGAAGGAGATGACCGTGGCTCGATATTGTAAGGGAACTCATTCATGTAGGCTGAACAAAGAGACAGCCTCTTACTCACAATGGCCAGCAACAAATTTTTGTGGTGAGCAACCTCTGTAGCTTTCAACTTTTTCATGAGATCCAGCAAGCGTTTCTCATTACCTTTCAAGTTTGATCCTGGCATCAATCCATTTTTTGGATCAGTGCACACCATGACCAATACCTCATGAGCAACGTCAGCTGCTTCGCCTGCATCCCGATTCCCTGAAATCAAGCTCAGCTGCTCCAATGTGGCACttccaaagaggacgctcctgAGCCCTGGTGGCACAAGTGACTCCTCTATCAGGACATTATCTCGCAAAGTTGAAAGGATGTACATGACAGTCTCGGCATCATCATTCCCGATCCCACGAAGCACCCCTGAGTATACCTCCTTCTGTTGAAGGACCCATCTTAGCTGCCTTGGGTTCCCAACCTCTAAAAATGACATGGCAAACCCAACAAATGACCGCCTTGTGGACCCAGAGTCAGCACCCTTCTGCCGTTTCCCTCCATCTctgcttcctttcttcttcattgttcCTGCAAGCtgcggcaaaatagccatcttAAAATCAAATCTCTCAGCAACCTCTGACGCCAAGCCACCACCACGCCTGACGATTGCAGCCAGCAAATCCAGCGCGGCAGAATGCCGCCGGAACTCGCTACTGTTCAGCTCCAGAAGCACATCCCCCATCTTCTCCTTATCCTCCAGTATCATCCTCGCAACGCCATCCAGACTCTTCTTAACCAAACCATATCGCCGCAGCTTACCCTCAGGGTGGCCCAGGACTGTCGCAAAGAGCGAAAGTATGTAGGCCACCCCCGGCTTCTCCCGGTGGAGCCTCCACGCCTCGACAAGCTCCCCGAGCTGCGGTGACTGCTGCACGTACTCCCGTAGCACCTCCCCACCGGACTCGCCGTCCAGTAGCTTAATGAACTCCTTGGACGCGTCTGAGTAGATTTTCACCTCCGAGGTGTGGAGATTCTTGAGGATGTGAACCAACCGGACCTTGTGGGAAACCGCGAATGGCTGAGTCCAGGCATCCATCCCCAACCTCACTAGAAAATTTTGCTCTCGCTTGGGTTCTACTGCAGGGGAGGCCATACTGTCGCCCATGGGGTTTTAGCTCAGTCTTGTGCCAAATAAACTGCACCCGCACTTTGGATTGCAAGTCCAATGGCGCCAACCGAAACCGATGACGTGGCGCGTTGAATAAGAAGGAGAACCTGAGATAAAACTCAGCGAGCTAGGGTTTATCACCAGCAAGAGAAATTAATCCCCACCCCACGTGCGGGTGGAACTCCACCCCAAGCCAAGTCAATACCAGTAGGTGAGCGGCTATAGAGCGGAGGAAGACCACgccgaagagaggaggagggaagAGTTTCTTCGGTGCGGCTCGCGTCCTCCGGTGGAAGCCTGGAAGAAGGCCGGCAGCGGtttcggcggcgccggcgcgcgcgctggaggaggagaagacgGCTGCGCGAGCGACGCTTGCTTCGGGGGTTTAGTGCCAGGCCGGGCCAAGAATATGGGCCTAAATAATTGGCAGAAAAAAGCCCACCTAGCCCAACAGCGTATGGACCGCTTGGCCCATTAGCTCAGCTCGCACGGTATTCACATTTATGAGCGATTCATACTCAATGTCTACTAATTCATTTGTATTGTAGAGTTAATAGTTGATGtgttaaataatttatttattttatatacTATTTATTTAGCATGTGTGCATATGCT
This sequence is a window from Panicum virgatum strain AP13 chromosome 7K, P.virgatum_v5, whole genome shotgun sequence. Protein-coding genes within it:
- the LOC120641844 gene encoding uncharacterized protein LOC120641844 isoform X1, translating into MGDSMASPAVEPKREQNFLVRLGMDAWTQPFAVSHKVRLVHILKNLHTSEVKIYSDASKEFIKLLDGESGGEVLREYVQQSPQLGELVEAWRLHREKPGVAYILSLFATVLGHPEGKLRRYGLVKKSLDGVARMILEDKEKMGDVLLELNSSEFRRHSAALDLLAAIVRRGGGLASEVAERFDFKMAILPQLAGTMKKKGSRDGGKRQKGADSGSTRRSFVGFAMSFLEVGNPRQLRWVLQQKEVYSGVLRGIGNDDAETVMYILSTLRDNVLIEESLVPPGLRSVLFGSATLEQLSLISGNRDAGEAADVAHEVLVMVCTDPKNGLMPGSNLKGNEKRLLDLMKKLKATEVAHHKNLLLAIVSKRLSLCSAYMNEFPYNIEPRSSPSWFAAISLAANVIASAKCDSIVHTLSSNSHGLVSVDDEEVQVVLKCILPNVCSRAVINRGLLHSDDLVKHGSLRLVFESVNLLCYILEALNGMVSRGRAKSEFIGLPKVTIKIDDSPVLSCSDAADVPLVDEVHQGDEMQAKRWAALREYIQDEVHGAMPDPQVLLKLLSSASQKHQKNAQVSEPSQKKRRCNSSSEVDDIIIGGIDAAQNKDTFEEQDLELKNDPRTTLCEIWGLDKQDPNMKDAKIVEDVFHSKLLDVLRLYLRVMPSSFDGSYDFFRIIPPNPLDLSMDEQQSLLSLLLEYSGQSGGCWNLERVPETMYKYLQPLFYIMLDSQNKNIRDQAYILVKAAMASSGAFDQDFAEIDAWLVFLPGYVAKWCIRENRRVGAPNKLSHIVIPFLCDAVSVVGNNLYKYQEHTRKLISKSGQFEGTPAFSPLIICVLQKCLRLLDSESGSMKFHEKSTISLYVCNTIHLILQSQVDAQLLSDLIGAVLNERFDKFSSEEMNSSIYLAEWRPLTTMLHFLKRISSQHTYSLFTTVEHSSGFDGNSLCSVSRKVEEMLNQEQTNSPDDVATAFLFSIICAPPKDIISDFPDLLDVVKTHFPSHLAFLSSVLFLQHDYLAKVASCWPDIFFSSIRLFKDDLNVDHVNTVEDKWQNLSVSTESAPLSTFLSVSPFCALLPSVLSLAFSVPDEIREAHKDALLRLLQVKLSECTFSEVTLYLRVILFWSHHLLSSYTIESSNVLEQLCHLCFALVDRVFERIQVLTANRQSKSADLSYPVQHIQDIVDSVLHHPIIALSLSRSLSNCQSLSDGSLEYLEETLAVFSKENLHLLDHFVLNLLGKLYDLLLMVRSFEANYSRDDGPSHESLFAAPNLLLENILLLLKEKFELCMDKVNFGLLLPNFDMIRALSKFFSPVKLLDLANWMFTKLGGCSSICSPAFVPAALMCLYIIDVAMEMVCCYLQKTDQISESYLLWDLEIHTTTIQQAYHIVLHFATKWNLEFADHCLLKMLGRIHHAERYARWSTDYVAFHIILSTLAINTPIDVLHHCILPTSKVKAKALLLLLEASPMHMRLFGNIFLEILEKDNSVPQVKDSDSNASWAQKDGAILLLPAALSCLNYHTDDNGRCAEFLEPVPIFYSELLLCDKGFSSWKSFVTRSIFEEDFSDFIPTSVKDIMVYFSGTLLGKSVTLLHYYFASKEMSRKQRLEIVNSIFPESSELLDSDVNDINPTSCTGIMKVTNELFAKISLIRLLLSPRKLLSSEVTSERESKRLHKAKLNFISILVRTMDKILMNFPSSDNILSHSAKEQKVICFLEYVILKNIIELSSEIQSHLNHLKSIPFLSQFIRSSLLHRFNDPVAIKAIRCILVVLRQGKFSADEILELILGHSNFVSTITCNEVSEYRSACDPTGGMLQPAPSILKLVDSSFMEDNKPQLCIAEKRRVEIIRLLRVLYNIKSRQQNNSQSSETRELVFLLLSIYGATLSETDLEILHLMNEIESPEFRTITEVDHLWGSAALKFREELKLDFSKSDTHNIENAEITERRRALFRENIPVDSKLCAKTALLFCYKRSSRASAFSLEQLQRENFTDSFEITSQRMDLQIYDPIFILRFSIHTLLMGYIEPAEFARLGLLAVTLVSIASPDQELRMLGYECLGAFKKSLEASQRSKETWQLQLLLTNLQNGISEQWQRIPSIIAVFAAEASLTLLDSSHAQFTAISNFLMNSTSVSMQSIPLFPTLLQSSSVHFKAERLWMLRLLCAGSNLADDAKIYKRGRVLELALAFCSSPVSDSESKVLVLKVLKKCVKLPDLAHQLVKESGLLLWLSSVMSIFSGGSDGTESSCSRVTELTLEVVNDLISSRLITDWLQETALEQLSAVSSDLCVLINNAKLLKLNVPVLTSMLSVITSTMRLSMKRKIYQPHFAFSLHGVFNLCQATGGSSRSAEHKLAVELGIDAILMNGPVPILSEVDKSRISMVVSWATSNIFWLYPNQRPLFETSSKETPINESALSKLLRLLVASVILGRISSISHGKIGDLARSTSSLGTLHSFLNDANERVETVESCMANEMLATIILYLQDHVQRNSDSLPSVVMTLCLLLLNRSSKQVNKQLANNRGKIEMLCSKIRCPAESNPSWRWHYYQPWKDPAAPRSEMERMEEEQACQSLLILFSNAFSTCRSEFPALSLDDVEKSGLFQWERESMVKQQHCA